The stretch of DNA tcaaactcgttctctcgcagatgtttcatataaatgtttactgtcattctaatgtcactcactcactcactttgcaaagcgctcaccatacgtaatcactcactttcctttcactttaattttccttccctttactctttttccttcacctactttcactccacactgtgtacatccttcttttctctgttcttctcccacgtagtcagccagctatgtagccctccagcagccacacacaaacatctactgcacaggggaaacacgtgcacatacatagataacacacaactcagaatacacaggtacttaaggttagccacacacctaaagtctgtcacactacatacacacaagactagtgatccacagcagtcaggtaagatatgacaccactgaagattgtcacttggaatgtacgtggaatcaataagaaggagaaacgatttaaaatatttaaacatttgaaaaccctacaagcagacattgttttactacaggaaactcatattcccaaaattataaattacactctggcatcagcagagttcccacatgcttacttagccggttacaattctaaacaaagaggggtcgccatcctgataaataaaaagattaactttacgcataacgataccattgtagatccagaagggagatatataatcattatatcttgataggaaacattgaatattgcatagctggctacaaccttcattgggccctgggcggaggttggccctcaatgcacaaccgcagagtatgtgtgtaggtttgagtgtagcagtacacggggcgagcatgagcgagagaatgggtaagtgtgaaagaagggtgaggacggctctggctgtgctgcgtgtggcgcctgggcagtagtactgcgctccctgggtctcggctgtctcttcctggctgggggttgtggggggcggtggcatgggtagcagagccagtcgggaacctggctctgcggaccctggtgatgtgatgatgtgtgttgtacatgtgggtgggtgtatgcgtctgtgtttgtgtgtgtgtgtgtgcatgtggtgcggttggagtgtggggggtccggttttccgcccggggtacgttgatcgtctgcctgggtggtctcttttctgctgacccccacctattgctggccttgtgctgcaggccgctgtggtgcCAGGGAACATGGTCGGGCCAgtgggtcggccccgctccgcttgtgttgggtggtggactgggggtgggtcccactctgggggggttctcatggggcggacagcgttgacccccggtggcccacactcggtgctgtctctgtggctgctgcagtctgtggggggctctgtgtgggcggtttGGGTCGTGACACCtgcctcctggaactgaaggtgtgtgggctccctggctgctgggattccttcctctgcttgctggatgggcgtagtggccgagcccctcacatcaccctggcttccacaagcgGCATTGTTCACGCACCATAacctgcctcaccctttgggtgaataatgttaagctacagctttactaaccttgtagtgggacactttccaaatccaactgtaagtattactgatacttatcactaccaatatcaacctacccccccccacacacacacacacacaaacacacaccctcctgcatacacaccctaaagcagaaacttaacctgtccaccaacacagcaacatcacacatacagtatttgggatttgctaaataaaccattaaataaaccatgaatcaagaagagtatatatattttagatatactcctcttgttaaaccAAAGcggtccatcacaatatggcattcagcgtaagatatgctgcttgttaaactgctggacagaacaaaaaaaaaaaaaaagagagacacagagggcAGCTACAACGCCTCCTTTCTCTCCTATGTCTCACTCTGCTGCATTATGTGAATATGATACTTGATCAGCTCACCAGTGAGCCAAAGAAGGGAGAGACCAGAGGAGGTTGAGGAATGACAgcgaacagagagagagagagagagagagagagagagagaggaaaacaggAGGGAGGGTTGAGCAAGCGAATTGTAGAAGGTGGAGCTACAGAAAGTGAGAGAGCAAGTGAGGAGGGATGACAGGAGATGAGGCTGTTGCCGCGgcagcagagcaggacagaTCTAAGACAATGAAACACTCTGCACCTCCTTCAATGCTGTAGCACCTGGAAAAGTCTGCTTTTGCCTTCTTCATCCTCCACTTCTCTCTCAccttcatcaccatcatcatcctcgaCCTGTGGTAAGTAGGATGAAAACTGCTCCAGATACACGACTACAGCTGAGAATAGAATAAGAGGAGAGAAGTCGAGcaggacgggacggaggagagagagtaagTCACAGCGGAGTGAAGAAAGAAAGTCCAGATAGAAATGGAAAGAACAGACAGAGTAGAAGACGACGGAGTCGGGTCCATGTCTTTGTCAATatgaaactaaataaaatagaatgcgAATGAATGTGCTGAGGTTGACATAATCCTGAATGAATTAGTGATGAagttgtgtttgctgctgctcatcaaTAATCACACAGCTTGTGTCGGCGCGGTCCCACCTCAGACAAACTCTTCTCTTCTTATTCAATATTCATCTCTTTTAAACTTTAATCCACACGTTGTGCGAAGCATCAATTATGCTGTCGCTAGTTCATGTGGCGCCGTGACGGACGCTGCATGAACGTGGTCTCAGGAAACATAAACTACACGAAAGCTGCCGATTCCTGGGTTTGTAGCAGACATCGAAGGCCTCTGCAGCCGATTGGGGTCAGGACGTCAACAGACTTAAACCCAGAAGAGCGCTTTTGCCGTCGACTTGTGCTTCTGAACTAGTTTGGTAAAGGTTCGGCACCGTCCACTGTGACTGGACCACATCCAGTCCTGAATGTGGACATGCTTCCTTTAGCTCCACCTGTTGTGACTTCAGTCGGTTCTGAGGCCTGATGAGCAGAACCGCTGTCATTTTGCTTTCTCCACTTATTGatcagaaataaaacaacaattaaTAATCCGTGAAAAATCTCCAAGAACAAAAGTCAGAATTTGAAATGctttcatgtaaaaaaaaaagaaaaggaactgAAGCAAACTTCAAACTCAGAAGCTCACACTTATTCCAACATACATCCGGCTGCTTCTTCACCAACTGGACAAAGACACATGGAAATatttcccatcatgcctttGGTTTGTATTTGACAGTGATGCAGCCGGAACTGAAACGGCAGACGGATGGTGAAGCAAACACGGACCATAGAAGCGTCACAGCCCAGAATCGCTTGGTTCATGTGATCTGAGCAGGACCGGTAACGTGGGTCAGGATCCGCGACCACGACCCGCGCGGCCTcttctttgtttctctctctctctttactgGTTGTTCTGCTGAAGCAGCGTCTTCATCTCTTCTTTCCTTTCATAATTTCATTTCCTCCCCCTGGTTTGTGTCTCATagtctctcctctgtgtttgcgTTCTGGCAGGACGACCGTACATGGACATGGAGTGAGGACTGCTGACGCCTCCACCGCTGCTAGAACCACTGCCACAACTCggatgaaaaacacaaacagcagaagcagaaagagAACGAGAGGACGAGCGAGGCTGCAGATCCATAATCTCCACAGCAACACTGGCGATTCTGTCTATGTGGCAACTTCAGGGGCCGTCATCGCAATTTAATAAGAATTtgaaaagctgctgtgttgCAACAAATCAGTGTTGAGAGGCCGAGGGAGCTGGGAGCGAGGCAGGCGCGATGCGGCCCGTCCGCGGCCGCTGAGCTGTAGGACCTGACCCCCGCGGCCTCCTTTTCATGGCTTGACACCTCTCTGCCTCGTCcgcctccccttcctcccccacctcccactGACCCCGCGGCGCCGACCTCCGACCCCTTTCTTCTGTGTGACTCTGAGCCAACATGGCGGCTGGCGTGGCGACGTGGCTGCCGTTCGCccgggcggcggcggtgggCTGGCTGCCGCTGGCCAAGAAGACCATGCCCAAACCTCCGGTGGACAACTCGTCCCGATCAGACGAGATCCTGTACGTCAACGTCAGCGGCGTGCGCTTCCAGGTGGGTGCCTCCGACGGGCGTGAGCCCCACACGTTAACCTGCTACAGACAGGGGTCACGGGAGGTCGCGTTCCAACAGGCTCCCCAGCAGGTCCAGAACCGCTGCGGCAGCAGacactggacctgctggggCGGCGGTTACATGCTGGTTCTGACGGGGTCTCAGTGCCTCTCTGAATGAAAGTAGACCCAACAGCGTGGGAAAAGCCAAACACAGCCCCtgctaatttaataatttacgTTGCTCCAGCTCTGCACCGCTGTAAATGTACATTTAATCAAGCTGAAATAACAACACAATggacaaataaaaacaggattGGAGACTTTGCTGTAGTGGCAGAAAACCACACACTTTTTGTGTGTCCTGATTTATTAAAGTAAACGCAGCAGCTTGAGGTTCAGTAAAACAGAAACGAGGACGCCGGCTTTTAATGTGAACCGTTAAACAGCTTTGCTTTGTGTTACTGCGAGTTAGTGGCGCTCCAGCGCTTGGTGACTCTAGGTTCTGCTTTAAGGCTGTTCTCCACCGCAGGACGAGGATCTGATGAAACTGCATTTATTTGTGCTCACATGTTCTCGTTTCAAGGGCGACCTGACCACGTTCACTTTACTTTTAACGCACTTCCTGTTCCCGTTTGAACCTGGCCGGACCCACTAGTAGTCAGGTCCCAAACCGGGTTCTGTTGCTCCCGTCCCCTTTAGCTCTAGCTTCTCTCTGCTGCCGTCAGAAGTGCAGGTCACGTGTGTCCTGTTGATCAACACAATCAACACAAGCGCAGGGTCTCGTCCAACAACCTAAAACCCAACCTGAACGCAAGTGTTGTGAGCGTCGTTCCTGGAAGGTGTGTAGTTCAGCACCGATGACCTGCTCATGACCCTGATTCTCCCTAAAAAGCTGCTTAAAGCGTAACTTTGTGCTGCTGGATTATCTTTTAATCCGGACGCTTTGTAAAAGACTTAGTGGAAGTGGAGGTCAGGGAAGGTCGATGTGAACCTGTGTGGAACCTTCTCTTTGCAGACGTGGAAGAACACGCTGGACCGGTACCCTGACACGCTGCTGGGCTCTTCAGAGAAGGAGTTCTTCTACAATGAAGACACACAGGAATATTTCTTTGACAGAGACCCTGAAATGTTCCGGCACATTCTGAACTTTTACCGCACCGGGAAGCTGCACTACCCCAGACACGAGTGCATCCAGGCCTTCGACGAGGAGCTGGCCTTCTACGGCATCGTGCCAGAGATCATCGGCGACTGCTGCATGGAGGTAAAGCTCCGAGGCTTCATTTCATCACTGGAACCACTCAAGCCCAGTACTAAAGTGTGTACTAATACCTGCTGTACGCGCTGCACATGCACtctttgacctttaacccctgCTGTCTCCCTGATGCTGGCTGGTGTTCGTGCTGCTGTTCTCTTCCTGTCTGGGTCATAAAGCGATTATTAGCTTCCGAGCAGCTCTTTGTACCACGTCAGTCCTCTGAGGCGTCTTCATAACTGTCCTGTCCACTGACTCATCCTAGAGATCCTTCCTAATTAGCTCAGATTTGGCAACGATCTCACTCACCAATGTTGATTCACTGTGAGAAATTCgttctttgatttctttttccGTTTAGCTTGTATAACACGTCCTCCGCAGTTTCCCACCACACACGTTTGTTCTTACCGCTCTAGTAATTTCACAGACCTTTTTCAGTTTTGCGTTCAAGAGCAGCTGAGGCGGGCCGACTGAGCGTCGTAGCAGCGCTGGGAGCTAGCGTTGCAGCTGTCGCTAACTTGCCGTTCTCTTCTTGAAGGAATACCGCGACCGGAAAAAAGAGAACCAGGAGCGGCTGGCGGAGGACACGGAGGCCAACGAGGCCACGGACGCCCCCCTGCCTCCTCACAGCACCTCCAGGGAGCGCCTGTGGCGGGCCTTCGAGAACCCCCACACCTCCACCATGGCGCTGGTCTTCTACTACGTCACCGGCTTCTTCATCGCCGTCTCCGTCATCGCCAACGTGGTGGAGACGGTGCCGTGCCGCCCGCCCAAAGGCCGGGTCAAAGACCTTCCCTGTGGGGAGAAGTACCAGCTGGCCTTCTTCTGCATGGACACTGCCTGCGTGCTCATCTTCACCTTCGAGTACCTGATGCGTCTGTTCGCGGCGCCCAGTCGCTGCAAGTTCATGCGCTCAGTGATGTCCGTGATCGACGTGGTGGCCATCATGCCGTACTACATCGGCCTGGTGATGCCCGAGAACGAGGACGTGAGCGGGGCCTTCGTCACCCTGCGGGTGTTCCGCGTCTTCCGGATCTTCAAGTTTTCACGTCACTCGCAGGGTTTGAGGATTTTGGGCTACACGCTGAAGAGCTGCGCCTCCGAGCTGGGcttcctgctcttctccctcaccaTGGCCATCATCATCTTCGCAACGGTCATGTTCTACGCCGAGAAGGGCACCAAGggctccaccttcacctccatccCGGCCTCCTTCTGGTACACCATCGTCACCATGACAACGCTGGGGTGAGTTGCCATCGGGTTCGTGCTGTGATATCTGACACTGCAGCTGTTGGCATCACCACGGCAACACAAGCGCGTTCTTTGTAGTAATCACCATGTATGTATGAGTGTTATTGTTAGCGTGCGCCCGCTCTGCTTCCTACTCGCTGCTTCCCGGCCACGGTTGTTGTCTTCACCCTGCTGCCGCCCACTCGCTCCCTGCTGCCGTGTGGATGTGGgtctgagtgtgtctgtgtgagcttgGTGTTGATTTTCTGACTTGCAGAAGCATCAGAAGTGAATCCAGCTCCTACGTGTGCCTGTCTGTGAATGAACCACATGTCAGTTCAAAGGGGGTGAATGGGAAAGTGGAAGCTTAGTTTTTGTTCACTTCACTTGGTCCCACGTGAAGGAAAAGCACCATCTGGGCTCTGGACCTGCTTGTGTTTTTGCTACGTGCAGAGCATCGGGTCCTGGTGCTTGAAGCTGGCAGTCGGCAGGTTTCTCAATATCCCGGTCCACTCAGGACTGGAGCCTTCACGCCTCCCGGTGAGTTTCACCACATCCTCATCCTTCTGTTGTTCAGCATTTCCGTCTACCCGTCCATTAGTTATCAGGAAGAGGCCGGGCTGTAAATGGATTCTTCAGCCCAACCCAGGCTTTTACCGCCGCCTCTCGCTGCTTCTACTTAGCAGTGCCCTCTGTTTGTTCTGGCCTCATCTGAAGCTGTAACTGTGGGGAATAACAGAATGATCAGTCTAAAGATATCTGGACTTTTCAGGGAATTTGATGGGTTTTCTTTTAtctcagaagctgctgtttagAACTTTGGTTGAGTGGATCAGTTTTCACCACATAGACTTTATTGTGGGGTGGATTTGATGCTGTTGAATTCAGAGTTGCATCATGTGATAATGCAGCTTTGAGTAGCCTTTTTTAAAAGCCATGAATTATTGAGACGCCGGCTTGTTCTGCAGAGGAGGCTTCCTCCTGTACATGGACAGACGTGTGACTGGACTGGTCGCAGTCCATTTTATTATGTGCTGAGGACGTTGCAGGTTCGGACCAGTGGATCAGCAGAACGTCACATTGTTCATGTGGGTTTGTTTGGCTTTGGTTGATTTCTTTTGAACAGCAGCCCAGTAGTTTTTTTGGACGGTGTGTTCGGGTCCAGGATGATACAGAATCCCTCCACCTTTAAGCTgctcatttgtttctttgtttcattgtcttgtttttcatcACGCTGCATTTATTGCTTTGCTCCTGTGTTTCATCACTGTGCAAATAAAGTGGAGGTGGAATCataaacctgctgcagctccttcagagGCAATATATGTGAGTGAACAACCTGCTGGAGCTCACTCAGAGGAAAACACGACCCTTCATTTCCTTCATGTCAGTAGATCCGACCTTTAGGTGATTCAGATCAACACGTTCGGATGCAgcagaaacatacagtagaat from Betta splendens chromosome 7, fBetSpl5.4, whole genome shotgun sequence encodes:
- the kcnd1 gene encoding potassium voltage-gated channel subfamily D member 1 isoform X1, with product MAAGVATWLPFARAAAVGWLPLAKKTMPKPPVDNSSRSDEILYVNVSGVRFQTWKNTLDRYPDTLLGSSEKEFFYNEDTQEYFFDRDPEMFRHILNFYRTGKLHYPRHECIQAFDEELAFYGIVPEIIGDCCMEEYRDRKKENQERLAEDTEANEATDAPLPPHSTSRERLWRAFENPHTSTMALVFYYVTGFFIAVSVIANVVETVPCRPPKGRVKDLPCGEKYQLAFFCMDTACVLIFTFEYLMRLFAAPSRCKFMRSVMSVIDVVAIMPYYIGLVMPENEDVSGAFVTLRVFRVFRIFKFSRHSQGLRILGYTLKSCASELGFLLFSLTMAIIIFATVMFYAEKGTKGSTFTSIPASFWYTIVTMTTLGYGDMVPNTIAGKIFGSICSLSGVLVIALPVPVIVSNFSRIYHQNQRADKMRAQQKVRLARIRMAKKGTTNAFLQYKEDRALGVRATHRGQVLTSETPNKTKDPDSDNTALCVKNRSAFEHQHHHLLHCLEKTTNHEFTDEMTYSELCMTESVGFRTSRSTSLSSQQGVQNNSTGCCPRRARRRAAMRLANSTVSVSRGSVQELDTLHIKTTSIASQNRSSLNAQASDLKLNCGEPDFTAAIISIPTPPANSPDESLPSSPAPIPGILRNTRARAFTHETVKISSL
- the kcnd1 gene encoding potassium voltage-gated channel subfamily D member 1 isoform X2, which codes for MAAGVATWLPFARAAAVGWLPLAKKTMPKPPVDNSSRSDEILYVNVSGVRFQTWKNTLDRYPDTLLGSSEKEFFYNEDTQEYFFDRDPEMFRHILNFYRTGKLHYPRHECIQAFDEELAFYGIVPEIIGDCCMEEYRDRKKENQERLAEDTEANEATDAPLPPHSTSRERLWRAFENPHTSTMALVFYYVTGFFIAVSVIANVVETVPCRPPKGRVKDLPCGEKYQLAFFCMDTACVLIFTFEYLMRLFAAPSRCKFMRSVMSVIDVVAIMPYYIGLVMPENEDVSGAFVTLRVFRVFRIFKFSRHSQGLRILGYTLKSCASELGFLLFSLTMAIIIFATVMFYAEKGTKGSTFTSIPASFWYTIVTMTTLGYGDMVPNTIAGKIFGSICSLSGVLVIALPVPVIVSNFSRIYHQNQRADKMRAQQKVRLARIRMAKKGTTNAFLQYKEDRALGDPDSDNTALCVKNRSAFEHQHHHLLHCLEKTTNHEFTDEMTYSELCMTESVGFRTSRSTSLSSQQGVQNNSTGCCPRRARRRAAMRLANSTVSVSRGSVQELDTLHIKTTSIASQNRSSLNAQASDLKLNCGEPDFTAAIISIPTPPANSPDESLPSSPAPIPGILRNTRARAFTHETVKISSL